In a single window of the Nilaparvata lugens isolate BPH chromosome 1, ASM1435652v1, whole genome shotgun sequence genome:
- the LOC111047028 gene encoding zinc transporter 2 isoform X10 — protein MDCLGSDAGLANGSSSNKQQKVIFCVHGKPSGCCVTRLQTDPTSPTETITLDTEDHCHKMRQDSVDKVARRKLIIASILCVFFMIAEVIGGVMSNSLAIATDAAHLLTDFASFMISLFALWVAARKPTRQLLFGWHRAEVIGALCSVLTIWVVTGILVYVAVERIIHQQYEIDSTIMLVTSAIGVLVNLIMGCTLHQHSHGHGGAEEHRGSNSINVRAAFIHVLGDFIQSTGVFIASILIYFNGPSWYIIDPICTFLFSILVMITTFTILKDTMLVLMEGMPRGVEYGDVLDTLLSIQHVEKVHNLRIWALSLDKTALAAHIVISPNVSTHDILKAASKKIHSKFNFFEMTLQIEYYQKRDCNQCCDSEK, from the exons ATGGACTGCCTGGGCTCAGATGCAGGCCTGGCCAACGGTAGCAGTTCCAATAAGCAGCAGAAAGTCATATTCTGCGTGCATGGCAAACCAAGCGGCTGCTGCGTTACTAGGCTCCAAACAGATCCTACTTCACCAACTGAAACTATTACTTTAG ATACAGAAGATCACTGTCATAAAATGAGGCAAGACAGTGTTGATAAAGTCGCCCGTCGGAAGCTGATAATTGCAAGCATACTATGTGTCTTTTTCATGATTGCAGAAGTTATTG GTGGAGTGATGTCAAACAGCCTGGCGATAGCAACAGACGCGGCGCACCTGCTGACAGACTTTGCCAGCTTCATGATCTCGCTGTTCGCGCTGTGGGTGGCCGCCAGGAAGCCAACCCGCCAGCTGCTGTTCGGCTGGCACCGCGCCGAGGTGATCGGCGCCCTCTGCTCGGTGCTCACCATCTGGGTAGTGACAGGCATCCTCGTCTACGTCGCCGTCGAGCGCATCATTCACCAGCAGTACGAGATCGACAGCACCATCATGCTCGTCACCTCTGCCATCGGAGTTCTAGTCAATCTCAT AATGGGGTGCACACTGCACCAGCACAGTCACGGACATGGGGGTGCGGAGGAGCACCGTGGCTCCAACAGCATCAATGTACGCGCTGCCTTCATCCACGTGCTGGGCGACTTCATTCAGAGCACCGGCGTCTTCATCGCTTCCATCCTCATATATTTTAAT GGACCGTCATGGTATATAATCGATCCCATCTGTACGTTCCTCTTCTCTATCCTCGTAATGATCACCACCTTCACGATTCTCAAGGATACCATGCTTGTGCTCATGGAAG GAATGCCAAGAGGTGTTGAATACGGAGATGTTCTCGACACTCTGCTCAGCATACAACATGTTGAGAAGGTGCACAACTTGAGGATTTGGGCATTGAGTCTCGATAAAACAGCACTAGCCGCTCATATTGTAATAa GTCCAAATGTGAGTACTCATGATATTTTGAAAGCGGCATCaaagaaaattcattcaaagttcaaTTTCTTCGAAATGACACTTCAGATCGAATACTACCAAAAACGAGACTGTAACCAGTGCTGTGATTCTGAAAAATAA